In Acidimicrobiales bacterium, the sequence GGCAAAATGTTCGACCAATCCAGCTACGGGGTCGATCCTGTCACTGGGCTGTTGGACTACGACGGCATCGCCCGTATCGCTAAAGAGCGCCGACCGCTCATCCTGGTTGCCGGCTACTCGGCATACCCGCGGCGGATCGACTTCGCTCGGCTCGCCCAGATCGCCGCCGACGTCGACGCCGTCTTCATGGTCGACATGGCGCACTTCGCGGGCCTCGTGGCCGGCAAGGTGTTCACCGGAGACTTCGACCCGGTACACCACGCAGAGGTCGTGACAACGACCACACACAAGTCCCTTCGCGGGCCCAGAGGCGGCCTCGTGCTCTGCCGGTCCGACTACGCAGAGTATGTCGAGAGAGGGTGCCCGATGGTGCTCGGCGGACCATTGGGGCACGTCATGGCCGCCAAGGCGGTAGCCCTCGCAGAAGCCCGCCGACCAGAGTTCGGCGCTTACGCCCACAAGATCGTCGACAACGCCCGTGCACTAGCCGAAGCATTGGTCCGGCGCGGAGCTCGACTCCTGACCGGCGGGACCGACAACCACCTCGTGGTCATCGATGTAGCCGGCTCTTACGGGTTGACCGGCCGCCAGGCAGAATCCGCGCTGCTCGACGCCGGCGTGGTAACCAACCGCAACTCCATCCCTGCGGACCCAAACGGAGCCTGGTACACCTCTGGTATCCGCCTCGGCACGCCGGCTCTCACGACCCTCGGGCTCGGGAGCAACGAAATGGACGAGATCGCCGACATCATCACCACAACCCTGTCCGCCACGACCCCAGGATCAATCCCGACCGGGACCTCCAAGGCGCACTACTCCCTCACTGACACCGTCGCGGAACTCGGACGACGACGTTCGGCCGATCTTCTCAGTTGCTTTCCCCTCTACCCCGAAATCGAGATCTAGGACACAAAAGAGGGGCGACGATCACTCTGCTTACGAGGATCCCTAGTCAACGCGCCGGTAACCGCAGGACGACTGCCACGAACCACCGGGGTGACCGAACGTCTGAGGCTGCGGCTTTTGGTGACCGGTGTCACCTACCGTCATCCTGGGTTGCTGGCCAAGTGCGTGACCACCCTCGATGTTCTATCTGGGGGCCGGGCCGAGCTGGGGATCGGAGCCGCCTGGTATGAGCGCGAACATCGAGGCCTGGGAGTCCCGTTCCCCCCTACAGCGGAACGATTCGAGCGGTTGGAGGAAGCGATCCAGATTTGTTTGCAGATGTGGGGCGACGACGACGGCATCTACGAAGGACGGCATTACCGGCTGGCGGAGACATTGTGCCGACCGGAGCCGATAAGCACCCCCGCGCCCGCGTATCTTGATCGGTGGTAGCGGGGAGCGGAAGACGCTCCGCCTGGTCGCCAAATATGCCGACATCTGCAACATCATCGGGGGCCCCCAGGAGATAGCCCACAAAGTCGGGGTCCTGCGGCCCCATTGCGACGATATCGGCCGGGACCCTAATGAGATCGAAGTCACTGCCATGTACCGCGACATTCCTTCCGGCGCGAGCGTGGCGGAGGTGCTACGCGGGGCGCAGGAACTGGCAAGCGTCGGCGTCTCAACTCTCTTCACTGGGGCCATGACCGGCGACCCGGCCGGATGGTTAGAGTCCACCTTCGGCCCCGCCATGGCGGAGCTGGCAGGAATCAAGCCCAGCCCGCTCTGACCGAGACCCGGGTTTCACCCTCAGCGACCGCCAACGCGAAATGCCCGAGCTGCCCTTGCTTGAGATCAGCGGAGACGGGAATATGGCTCGGCCGTTCTGCGCACCTGAGCGTCGCTGGTGAGCGTGCGCGGCTCTGATTCGTTACCGGTCGCCGAACGGGCAGTGCCGGCAACCCTGTTCGCAACAGGCGCCCCGATCCCACAAGGCGCGAGCTGTCTGCACGAACAGACCGGAGGTTGGATCGAGATAACCAGCGTCGCCGTCGAGCAGGGCGCGGTGATGGGCGTCCATCACGGCTAGGTACTCATCGCCTCGTTTCGGGTCCAAGCGGTCCGGACGTGGGACCAAGCGAACCGGGGGCAACGGAGCGGTACTGTCGGGCCGGTCCAAGGTCCGCAGCACCAACCACCACGAAGCCAACCCGTGCGGGCAGTAATCGGCGGGGGCGACCAGGCACTCGTCTGGGCAGCGGCAGACGCCATTGGAAACCCAATCCGCCAGGGTGTCGACATCTGGTGGGGCCCAGCCGCTGTTGCGTTCGAACCACTCGTGGGTGCGAAAAATCGCTTCCGTTGCGTTGGCCGCCACGGACACGCAGGATACGCACGGCGAAGGCAGCACGCGGCGCCGGTGCGGGGGGTGAGGATGAGGGTTCCGTCGTGGGCGCGGGTGATGCTATTGACGATGGCCAGACTGAGGCCGACGCCTGCGTAGTCGCTGCGTATGCGTTCGGTGCCGCGTTGGAACGGCTCGACCGGCGTGGAAACCAGCTGGGGGGGTGAGCGTCTCCCCGGTATTTTCCACTGTCAGCACCACCGACTCGGAACTGACTCCCGTCGTTATCGGCACGGTGCGTTGTTTGGGCAGATTGTGGACGATGGCGTTGTGAACGAGATTCGTGGTGAGCTGTAGCAGGAGGGTCTCTGAGCCGGCGGTGGGGGCGCTCTCAGCGGCGGTTTGATGGTCACGCCATGTTGTTCTGCGAAGGACAGGAGCGTTTCGGTGGCCTCTTCGGCGATGAGGAACAGGTCGAGGCGTTCCGGTGTGAAGGACTTCTGGTTGGCGCGGCTGGAGACATCCTTCACGCTCGGCGGTCCGTCGATCTGACCAACCAGCGGTTCGGAGCGCTCACCGGTGGGGTGATTACCTAGCTCAGAGTCATCTTCATCGCGTCCACCACGTCGAGGTCCTCGAGCGCGAGCTCCGCTCTTCGCCGCAGGTCACCTCCAAGCACTTGCGCCTCAGGGCCGGCATAGCCGGGCATGAACACCAGGAAGGTTGCTAGCACGGTGTAGCCGGTCTGAACCCGGTGCGCGAACCATGCGTCGTCAAAGTTGATATTCGGTCCCCCTGCGGCACGGAGGGTCCCCAGGTAGAGCCGGAGCAGGTCTCTTTCATTCCGTCGGCGCTCCTCCGGGTCGACTGTCATCGTCAGGAAGTAGCTGACGTCGCGAAGCGGTGTGCCAACGCGCGATAGACCCCAGTCGTGGAATCCCACCTCGCCTGCGTCAAGGAAGACGTTACCTATGTGGGGGTCCCCGTGGATGTAGGTCTGCGGCCCGGCCTCCCATACCCTGTCGAAGTGCTGCCAGTGATCGGCGTACATATTCCCGGCGGCGATGTACGCGGAAGTCAGCATGTCGCTCTGCTCGTCAAGAACCATTCGTAGCAACTCGACGACCATGTCCCCCCAACCCTGGCGGGGCACGGCCAACCAGGGCGCCACCATGTCACGGACGGCGGGATTCCCGAACCGGGCGTGGAAGGTCGCCAGACCCTCGAGCGCCCCGGCGGCCGCGTCGGCTTCAACGCCCCAGCCACCGTCGGAGAACTGGCAGCCACCAGCGGCCAGGTCCTCGAGGACTAGAACATAGTCCCCGTTGTCGGCCGTGACTGCGACATGAGCCCGGGGAACCCGCAGCTCTGTCGACGGAGCCACGTCCGTATAGAACTGAACCTCCCGCTCGCCCATGCTGTTCGCGCCGATCATCTGTCGGTGGCCTGGGTCCAGCGGAGGCAGTTTTACAAAGACCGACGGGGGCCCTGCCCCGGGAACGAGGAAGGAGAGCCTCAGACGGAGCCGGTGGTTGGTGGCAGACGCCTCGTCGAGCACCTCGACACCCGTAACCTCGCAACCCAGTGCCTCCGAGAACCACTCTGGGTAAAGATCCGAGGACGACGCCGGAACGGAGAGCACGTGGAAACCTAACAAACGAGTGCGTGGGGTGGCGAAGAGGTTGCGACCTGACGGTCCGCCAGCGTGTGACCACGCCTAGGTAGTGGTTGAACAAATACCCCGAATCTATGGGCTCGACTGCTACCGATCCCCGAGCAGTGGGACACGCCCGAGGTGCCGTTCGGTGCTCCGCTTGTTGTCGCCGCGGTCGGGTTCTTGATCGCACATTCTGCTTCTGTGTCGGTGCTTCGCCTAACGCGCACTCGCACCGCGCACCTGTTGTGCTTGGAACCCGCCGGTGGTGGGCGCCATTGTGGTGGCGCGTCGGGTTGGATGGCGGCGGTGCACGTCCTTGTTGACCAGGGGACGAGGTGCTGCGCTGAGCGAGGAGATGGCCGGGGCCACGCTTGTTCAGGGATCCGCCGACGTCGCTCGCGGCGACGGTCGTTGAATGCCTGGCGACGCGTTACGTTCGAGCAGTCGGTTGAGTGCGAGTTCGGCGAAGTCGTGACTCTCACTGTCGTCTGGCAGGTGCCCGCGCCGGGCCGCTGAGAGGTAGGCGCACGAGGTGACCAGCGCCATGTGGGTGAACGCCTGCGGAAAGTTCCCGAGGTGCGCGCGTGTGTCCGGGTCGACCTCCTCGGCGTAGAGGCCCACGTCGTTGGAGAGGCTCACCAGATTCTCGAGCAACGACTCCGCCTCGTCCAGCTTGCCCGTGTGAGCGAGCACGTCAACAAGCCAGAAGCTGCACAGGAGGAACGCCCCCTCGTGGCCCTGGATTCCGTCCCCGGGTCCGCTTTCGGTGCGATACCGGTGGATCAGCCCGTGGGGGCCGGCCAACTGGTTGCGGACGGCGTCGACCGTGGCGACAACCGCAGGGTGGCTGGCCGGCACGAACCCGAGGGCAGGTATGAGCAGGCAGGCGGCGTCGGCGTCAGCGCCTCCCGCCGCCTGGGGGAACCATCCGTCGGCGGCGGCGTCGAGGAGGTAGCGGCCAACGGCGTCGCGCTCGGCCGGCCAGTGAGGGCTGGGCGCGTAGCCGAGCATCTCGGCCAGTTGCACGGCCCGGTGGAGGGCCAGCCAGCAGTTGGCTTTCGAGTGCAGGAAGTGGCGCGGGGTGTCGCGCATCTCCCAGATGCCCTGGTCGGGCTGGCGCCAGCGGTCACAGCAAATGTCAGCCAACCCGGACAGATACCTCCAGTTGTCCGCCGTGATGGGTTGGCCGGCCTTGGCGAACAAGAACGCGGCTTCGAGCATCTGGCCGAAGCTGTCGAGCTGCAGCTGCTTCACGGCACCGTTGCCGATGCGGACCGGGCGGCTGTTCCGGTAGCCCGCTAGGTGGTCCAACTCGATCTCGGGCAGCATGCGCTCGCCTTCTACCCCATACATGATTTGGAGGTCCTGGGGGCGCCCGGCCCCGGTCCGCTCGATCCACTGCTTGAATGCGCTCGCCTCGGCGAACAGGCCGAGGATGAACAAACTCGTCAGTGTCAGCGTCGCGTCGCGAATCCACGTGAACCGGTAGTCCCAGTTGCGATCCCCGCCAATCTCCTCGGGAAGGCTGGTAGTGGCCGCTGCCAGCACGGCGCCTGTGGGCGCGTACGTCAACGCCTTGAGAATCAGAGCGGACCGGACGACTTCCTCGCGATGGTCGCCGTCGTAGCGGATGCTGGCCGCCCACGAGGTCCAGAAGGAAACCGTCTCGTCGAGCAACCGTTCCCAGCCGACCGGATCGGGTTCTGGAAGATCCTCGGGCGCCAGATGAGCCGGTGCCCAGGTCGCCTCGATCCAGGCGGTCTGTCCCGCCTCCATCTCCCAATCGGCCGCCAGCACATCACCCCTCCGAAGCGTCGAGGCGTCGCGACGCTCAAGCGGGTGGGTGGCGCGGACCCGTAGTGAAGATCCGCCGCCCACGAAGTCCGCAACGAGCGGGCTGAGAGTTCGCAACCGGGGCACGACGAGGCCATATTCGAACCGCGGGGTCACCCGCACCTGCGCAAGAACCGTGCCCGATCGGCACACCAGCCGACGTAGGACACTGCGCCGGGCCCGCACCCGCGTTGTGTGACCAGGATCGAACATTCCGACCGGCATGCAATCGGTGACCTCGAGCACGCCGGACGGTCCGGCCCAGCTCGTCTGCAACACGTTCGTGTGCGGGACATAGACGCGCGACGCTGAGCCCCCGGCGACACGAACAGCGAAGTTCCCGCCGTGCTGGTCGTCGAGCAGATGGCAGAACACAGCCGGCGAGTCGGGTCTCGGGAAGCAGAGCCAGTCGATGCTGCCGTCCCGGCCGACCAACGCGCTGGTGTGGCAGTCGCCGATCAACGCGTAGTCCGCGATGGCGTTAGGAGGCCGGCCTGGCACAGGTCACTTTCTAGCGCCCCCGTTGGCACCCTGTCCGAGCCCAGCCGATCCCCCTCATGGCGCCAGCGACATCCGAGATGAGCGAGTCAGCGAGAGTGGAGAGGGACGCACGCCTTGGAGTTGTTGGAGCTGAAACAATCGAGGACCGACCTCGTGGACCGGGGACGAGGACTTTGGATCGTCGCCTGAACACTCCCGAAGTGCCGTTCGGGGCTCCTCGGGAGGCTGGGCCTGGGTTATGGCTCGCGCGTTCTGCAGCTCTCGCTGGTCGGCGCCTCGGGGACAGTGCTCCCGCGCGAGTCGGTGAGTTACATATGGCACACAGAGCAGCGGTAACGCGGCCAGACTGGCTAGGCCGTCACTTCCTGCACGGTGCGACGGAGAAGGCAGAACTCGTTGCCCTCGGGGTCGGCGAAGACTACCCAGGTCACATCTGAGCTTTGACCAACGTCGACGCGCCGGGCGCCGAGGCCCTTGAGCCGGTCAAGCTCCGCATCGAAGCTGGTTCCGTCAGCCCGCAGATCGAGGTGCAGTCGGTTCTTGGTCTGCTTGACCTCCGGCACGGGGAGTATGTCAAGCGTGGGCAGATCTCTGCCCGGCGAAGCCAGGCTGATGCCCTCGTCACCGTCTTCGACCATGTCCCATCCAAGTACAGCGGCCCAGAAGTCGGCGACACGACGAGGTTCGACGGCGTCAATGCACACACAGGAAATGCGAGCAGGCATGTCCATATTCCTTCCACTGCTATTGGACCGCACCCGCCGGGGCTCATTCCGGCGGGAGATCTTCCCCGATGTCGTTTCGGATCGGAAGGTAGATGGAGGTCCGCTTTCGAACGAGTCTAAACGGGCGCGGTCAGGGTCGAGGCGTGTTGGCGATGGTCTCGGCTCTTGACTTGATGGCTTGGTTCGCGATTTCGAATGCTTCTTGGGTTTGACGCAGCGTTTTCGTGAGGAAGGGGACAAGCAGACCGCTGAATCGCTCGGACTGTCGGAGCCTCGTCCCGTCCGTCGCCGCGGGCGAAAGCTCGAAGCGGTGGTGCACATCGAATAGGTGTGGGACTAAGACTCGCCCGTCCCAGGCCAGGACGCGGCCAGGTTCGGCGGCGACGATCGTGGGCGTGAACCGCATCGGCTTTCGTCCTGGCAGCTTGCTGGTGTGCTGCAGTCGGGTCCCCACTACAGGCTCGCCGTACATTTCGATCTCTATTGGATTCCAATCCGGATAGGCCGGAAAGTCGGTTAGAACGGCCCAGACCGTAACGGTCGGCGCCTGGATGTCGATTACTGACACGAGTGTTTTGGACATACACAACCTCCAGCTTTCTGGTCTCGAGGGAACGTTGATCGGTGCCTAGCGCGACGTGGGCGTTGGAACCCCGGGGGATCGTTCCCCGTGGCCGCTGTGTTTGGGTTACGCGTTCCGCACGAACTGATAAGTGAGGTAGACGAGGTTGTCGCCGACGGTCTTGGAATCGACGAGGCGGACGGGCTTTTTGATGCCGGTCTCATCAAAGAACCGTTCGCCCGCCCCGAGGACGACAGGGAAGATGACCACTCGCAGCTCATCGACCAGACCGTGCTCGATGAGGGTACGTCCGAGCTGGTAGCCCGAGACGATGATTTCACCGTCCAGCTCCTGCTTCAGCTTGGACACCTCAGTGACGACATCGCCGGTTAGGACCATCGAGTTGTTCCAGTCGGGGTCTTCAAGAGTGGAGGACACGACATACTTGGGCATGCTGTTCAACTTGTCGGCAAGCTCGCCACTGCGCGATTGCCACCGCCCCCCGAAAAACTCGTAACTCCGCCGACCAAGCAGCCAGGCCTTGGCGCCCAGCCACTCGTCGAGCGCCACCTTGTTCCACGCTTCGAGGTCCGGTCCCCCGAACTCGACGAACCAGCCGCCGAGCCCGAAGCCCTCCGCGCCGTCAGGGTCCTGGACGACTCCATCGAGCGTGACGTTCTGCGGACCGCCCATCACGATCTTTCCCATTTTCGGATCTCCTTTCGCTGGCTTTGTCACCAGCCAAGAATGCAGACGCCGAGACTTCGCGAAATTGCGCGGCAATCGGCCGCCCAATTCGGGCCTGTCTCGGCGTCTATACAAGGAGCAGCGCAGACACGACCAGGAAAGGGTGTAGGGAGAGTGGAAACAGCGGACCTGATGCCACGGGCCCGGGCCGGAGACAGCAACGCGTTCGGTCAACTCACCGAGCCGTACCGGCGGGAGCTACATGTGCACTGCTATCGGATGCTCGGATCCTTCCAAGACGCCGAAGACGCCCTCCAAGACACCCTGCTCGCCGCCTGGCAAGGCCTCGGCGGGTTCGAGGAACTGGCCTCGCTCCGCACGTGGCTCTACCGGATCGCCACCAACAAATGCCTCGACGCGCGCCGGTCAGCCAGTCGGCGGCCGGCCAAGGAGTGGGACGTGCCCCATGTCGAACCGCCCGAGTCGACTCGGTTGAACGAAGTCCCATGGCTCGAGCCCTATCCCGACGCTCTGCTCGAAGGTGTGATCGATCTGCCGCTCAGCCCCGAGGCCCGCTACGAACAAAGCGAATCCATCTCCTTGGCGTTCGTGACCGCCCTACAAATCCTCCCGCCTCGCCAAGTCGCCGTCCTGGTCCTGCGCGACGTCCTCGGATACCACGCCGACGAGGTCGCTGACATGCTGAACTCAAGCACCGGTTCGGTCACCAGCGCCCTCAGAAGGGCCCGTGCCACCCTAGAACACAACCTAGCGACAGCCGACGACCGACAACCAGGTCCAGCCTCCCATGACCCGGCCGACGACGCACTGGCAGAGAAGTTCAAACTCGCGTGGGAGTCCGCCGACATGGACGCGCTGATTGATCTCCTCACCGAGGACGCTTTCATCTCGATGCCGCCGATGCCCTTCGAATACGAAGGACGGGCCGTCGTGGCCCGCTTCTGCGCGGGCCTGTTCGACTCGGGTCGACGATTCGACCTAGTCCCGACACGAGCCAACGGTCAGCCCGCGTTCGGGGCCTACCTGCGTGGCCCCAACGGCATCAGCCACGGTGTGGGCCTCTACGTTCTCACCCTCACCGGCGACCGGATCGGCGCTCTCACCCGCTTCGAGAACACCGCCCTCCCGTACTTCGGGCTACCGCGATCGCTCCCGAACCGATAAACACCTTTCGGGCAGTCGAGATCGTGGCTCAGTTCGACCGATAGGAACCTTGCAGATCCATGCTCGCTTAGCCCTTCCTTGCGTCGCGGAAGTCCGTACGGGGGGTTTGAGGCCTGGCAGTTGCTGCGGTTTCGCTGGCCTGAAATGACGTGGTGACGTAGGTGAAGGTGCTCACTTCATTCGGTGGGCGCGCCGGGTCGTTGGCTTCTTTCCTGAACGTCTACGACGCGGGCTTCGGTTCGCTTTGGCGTCGCCACTTGGAGGGTGGCATGCCGTATCGCTTGCTGAAGGCGCGACTGAAGGCGGCTTCGGATTCGTAACCGATGTTCGCGGCGACGGCACCAACCGGGGCGGTGGTGTCGAGGAGAACGTCGGCGGCGTTGGCGAGACGAACTTGAGTGATGTAGGTCGCCGGTGGCTGTCCGACCCGTCGGGTGAATCGATCCGCGAACGCAGAGCGGGACAGGTTCGATTTGTCTGCCAAGCGTTCGATGGTCCAGGGGTGACCGGGGTTGGAGTGGATCGCGGTGACGGCGGCTCCAACCACGGGGTCCATTGCCCCGGTCAACCAGCCGGGCGTCGCTTTAGGCCCGGTAGCCCAGGCGCGTAACACCTGGATAAACAGCAAGTCGAGGATCCGAGCGATCATCTCTCGGGAGCCCTGGGAAGGTTCGAGCTTCTCCTTCATCAGCATCTGAGCGCTGACGTCCAGCCAGAGTAGGGACTGGTCGCCGGCACCTCGCAGTTCGACGATCGGGGGCAGACCGTGGAGGAGTCCGCCACGCGAATCGTCATATGAGAACGTCCCTGCAATCCACCGCGTCCCCTCTCCGTGGGTGCCGACGTCGACCCGGCTGTCGCCTACCGACAGGGGGCTCGGATCGATTCGTCGACCTTGACGGATCGTGTGCCGTCGGCCGGCGGGCAACATGACCACGTCGCCTCGTTGGTAGCGGCGTGGCTCCGACTCATCGTCGACCTCTAGTTCGAATTCTCCGTCTCCGACCATGTGGATGGTCCCGCCTGGGTGGTCGAACAAGACGGCGAACGGAGACGCCGGGGTGACGCAGTAGAGCTCCTCACCTCGAAGCCTTACCGCTCTGAGGAGCACCGAAAGGACGTCGGGGGCCTGCTCCGCCTCGCCATCGACCGGTTCGGGTGGGCCGATCCACCAGTCCGGACGATCTGCAAAGTTTTTCGGCGATTTAGTCATAGATTCCGCCCAATCGTAGCTCTTACGCTCTCGCAGGCGACCCCCCGCCGGTCCGAAACCGGCCGGTTGCGCCTCGTCCGTCGTGGAACTGAAACCCGTGGCATCACTGAGTTACGGCGCAGAGAAGGAAAGCGAAGGAGCCCCAAAATGGCCAAGGTGCTAATGGTCCTCACCGGAGCGAAGGTCTGGACAATGAAGAACGGATTTCCCCATCCCACTGGGTTCTGGGCCGAGGAGTTCATTCGCCCGCACCGCGCGTTCACTGCCGCAGGGCTCGACGTCTCCATCGCGACCCCCCTCGGGGTTACGCCGACGCCCGACCCGCTCAGCCTCTCCCCGCAGTACTACTCCGAAGAGGAGATATCCGACCAGCAAGCGTATCTCGACAAGCTGGCCGAGGTGTTCGGGTCGCCGCTCAAACTGGAGGACGTCCGCGCCGCGGACTGGGACGTCGTGTTCCAAGTAGGCGGACACGGCCCGATGCAAGACCTCGCGGTACATCCAACCGTCGGCAACCTCTACGCCGACGTCCTTGCCGACAAGAACAAGATCCTCGCCGCGGTATGCCACGGCCCGGCCGCGTTTCTCTCCGCGCACCTCCCCGACGGCACCTGGCTCATGAAGGGGCGACGACTGACCGCGTTCAGCAACGAAGAGGAGAACCAGGCCACCTTCGCCGGCAACGCGCCGTGGTTGCTCGAGGATCGACTCCGACTCGCCGGCGCGCTCTACGAAGCCGCCCCACCTTGGACACCACACGCCGTCGTCGACGAAAACCTCATCACCGGACAGCAACAGAAGTCGGCGGCTGCAGCTGCTGATGAGGTGCTGAAGAAGCTCGGTCTGCCGACGACCGCCTAACCACCAGGACTGATCACAGGCAATGAGTGAAAGGAGACGTATCTGTGAGCACAGCGGTCATCGGAGTAGGCAACATCGGTCGCACCATCGCGGGGCATCTGGTGGCCGGAGGCGAACGCGTAATTCTCGCCGCGCAACAGCCGCCCGAGGCGTTGGCCAAAGAACTGGGACAACTGGCGTCGACCGCACCAGTGCCCGAGGCGGTCAAAACCGCAGACGTCGCCATCTTCGCCGTGTGGTTCGATGTGATGAAGAGCCTCATAGCGCAGAACCAAGGCGTCCTAGCTGGCAAGGTGGTCGTCGACCCCTCAAACCCCGTGACGGCAGACGAAAAAGGCGAGTTTCATCGAACGCTGCCCGAGGGTGTGTCCTCGGGCTCGGTGATCGCCGAGCTGCTCCCCGCCGAGGCGCATTTTGTGAAAGCGTTCGGAACGCTGTCCGCCGATTCGCTGAAAGCAGCGGCGAACCGTACGCCGAGACGAGCAGTCCTCTTTTACGCC encodes:
- a CDS encoding NAD(P)-binding domain-containing protein; the encoded protein is MSTAVIGVGNIGRTIAGHLVAGGERVILAAQQPPEALAKELGQLASTAPVPEAVKTADVAIFAVWFDVMKSLIAQNQGVLAGKVVVDPSNPVTADEKGEFHRTLPEGVSSGSVIAELLPAEAHFVKAFGTLSADSLKAAANRTPRRAVLFYATDDPQAQTAIERLISASGFDPMKAGGVGAAIRIEMYGDLHQYGGLNGKLVDVDEARTAIAGRG